One genomic window of Halomicrobium sp. LC1Hm includes the following:
- a CDS encoding metallophosphoesterase: MVVYLIADTHLNDPYLLDKSPREFSDISEMNEVIVRNWHDTVSDSDQVLFGGDLAHSEITKQRFYDWVYELKNLQCLLRGNHDPYERSELADANLPIVESEKFSYSGFDFYCCHKYSGVPDDFDGWIIHGHHHHKRPFLDADNNRINISIDVLGYEPVSIDEVVDYIEQGDMLQERPTTQTDYSA, encoded by the coding sequence ATGGTGGTATACCTAATTGCAGATACTCATTTAAACGATCCATACCTATTGGACAAATCACCTCGGGAGTTCAGCGATATCTCCGAAATGAACGAGGTGATCGTTCGAAATTGGCACGACACCGTTAGCGACAGTGACCAGGTATTGTTCGGGGGTGATCTTGCACATTCCGAAATCACCAAACAAAGGTTCTACGATTGGGTGTACGAATTAAAGAATCTCCAATGTCTCTTGCGTGGGAATCACGACCCATACGAACGCTCAGAACTGGCTGATGCCAACCTCCCCATCGTTGAGTCCGAGAAGTTCTCCTACAGCGGCTTCGACTTCTACTGCTGTCACAAATATTCCGGCGTTCCCGATGACTTCGATGGTTGGATTATCCATGGCCATCATCACCACAAACGACCTTTCTTGGATGCTGATAATAACCGAATCAATATCTCGATCGATGTACTTGGCTACGAACCAGTTTCGATCGATGAAGTAGTCGACTATATTGAACAAGGAGATATGCTCCAAGAACGTCCTACAACACAAACTGATTATTCCGCCTAA
- a CDS encoding helix-turn-helix domain-containing protein, whose product MAHTANRADGDIVQDFLSVVDLLEEPQLAQLYAYLAREGEATVQDVMDDLEFAQGTAYSYVNRLVDAGVVDITDDGQPRKYTARAIDLTVTTAAGDREYTITPALIDAVGRRETDADIDTYIDRHGVAGLATALTYAVARERGEVTHRLMAEDLDISPLAAEMILQALRPVVREHYDIEESGAGLDELDIDDGDAADDA is encoded by the coding sequence GTGGCACACACTGCAAACCGCGCCGACGGCGACATCGTCCAAGACTTTCTCTCGGTCGTGGACCTCCTCGAAGAGCCACAGCTCGCCCAGCTGTACGCGTACCTCGCTCGGGAGGGCGAGGCGACCGTCCAGGACGTGATGGACGACCTCGAATTCGCCCAGGGGACGGCCTACAGCTACGTCAACCGGCTCGTCGACGCCGGCGTCGTCGACATCACCGACGACGGGCAGCCACGCAAGTATACCGCCCGGGCGATCGACCTGACTGTAACGACCGCCGCGGGCGACCGCGAGTACACGATCACGCCGGCGCTCATCGACGCCGTCGGCCGCCGCGAGACGGACGCCGACATCGACACGTACATCGACCGCCACGGCGTCGCCGGCCTCGCGACCGCGCTCACCTACGCCGTCGCTCGGGAGCGTGGGGAAGTGACCCACCGGCTGATGGCGGAGGATCTCGACATCTCGCCGCTGGCTGCGGAGATGATCCTCCAGGCACTCCGGCCCGTCGTCCGCGAGCACTACGACATCGAGGAGTCAGGGGCGGGACTCGACGAGTTGGATATCGACGACGGCGACGCGGCTGACGACGCGTGA
- a CDS encoding type II toxin-antitoxin system PemK/MazF family toxin: MTAFEDLERGDIVWASDPLSEKGRPMLVLGAPQFPNHGVQLITALISTQTYHEESITLRDDDYEGDPLGERSHVLPWSIATLTSATHVDQYLTSLADERIEDVANQLIGYISV, from the coding sequence GTGACGGCGTTCGAAGATCTGGAACGTGGTGACATCGTCTGGGCGAGTGACCCGCTCTCGGAGAAAGGGCGCCCGATGCTTGTGTTGGGAGCGCCCCAATTCCCGAACCACGGCGTGCAACTCATCACGGCCCTCATCTCCACGCAGACCTATCACGAGGAGTCGATCACGCTCCGAGACGACGACTACGAGGGTGACCCACTCGGGGAACGAAGCCACGTTCTCCCGTGGTCAATCGCGACGCTCACCAGTGCTACGCATGTCGACCAGTATCTCACCTCGCTTGCCGACGAGCGCATCGAAGACGTGGCGAACCAGTTGATCGGCTACATTTCCGTCTGA
- a CDS encoding helix-turn-helix domain-containing protein: protein MSSGTIDIEEFEDADEFAERNDTERIVLFLDEHDDRAWKAATIADRLGLETDAVSAILSRLKERGLVRHKRPYWAITDDEERLQAAYRLHRHHETADDQYGEERLEDLQTDETEDVQ, encoded by the coding sequence ATGTCGAGTGGCACCATCGATATCGAGGAGTTCGAGGACGCCGACGAGTTTGCGGAGCGAAACGACACCGAGCGGATCGTGCTGTTCCTCGACGAGCATGACGACCGGGCGTGGAAGGCGGCGACGATTGCCGATCGGCTTGGACTGGAGACCGACGCTGTCAGCGCGATCCTATCACGCTTGAAGGAACGCGGCCTGGTGCGACACAAACGCCCATACTGGGCGATCACGGACGATGAGGAACGGCTCCAGGCTGCCTACCGACTCCACCGTCACCACGAGACAGCGGATGACCAGTATGGTGAGGAGCGGCTCGAGGACCTCCAGACTGACGAGACGGAGGACGTGCAGTGA
- a CDS encoding PQQ-binding-like beta-propeller repeat protein → MENRLRWRFETEHNTFRSSPTVVDGTVYIGSDGAGYLENSNGLVHALAASDGTEQWRFQTQAGVLASPTVVEWTVFVGDGDGTVYALDANGGTEQWQFQTHDTVRSSPTVADGTVFVGSDDGKLYALHAETGEEQWQAHIIFDGWSSPVVVDDTVFVGTDNESRYSSHVYALDAETGERRWVFDSRRSIRSSPTVVDDTVIFSVTNGTLSALSIDTGEERWISNIGFNCRSSPTVANGVVFVGSHDEHVYAVSADDGTERWRFETDDSVLSSPTVADGVVFVGSRDEHVYAVSADDGTEQWRFETNHSVWSSPTVVDGTVFVGSDSVYALEADIEGTSEGSRVRLGALGHHDRTGHGDEPQHREEQRSHPGKNRERLQQTTETAAPLRIPHSAPPETVPEPPQIDLTVEEISIGDQIGTGGNADVFHGSAEALEETVDLAIKRPRFPRGQTVDPRPLLEEANTWQRLDDHDHIVTVVDYGTNDGLPWIAMEYMDGGHLGERAGTMEIQQALWTAISITNGVYHAHQLGVVHCDLSPENILFCEIDDAWDAPKIADWGLAKRLLEQSRSRDEMTVEYAAPEQFHSDESTGKHTDIYQLGAVLYELFTGRRPFEGDIYTVIDRIKNENPVPPSTVADIPTALDAPLLQALEKSRDDRYDDIIYLRDELETIASWN, encoded by the coding sequence ATGGAAAACCGTCTTCGGTGGCGCTTTGAGACCGAACACAATACGTTTCGGTCGTCACCAACGGTAGTCGACGGGACTGTCTACATCGGGAGTGACGGAGCTGGATACCTCGAGAATAGCAACGGTCTTGTCCACGCGTTGGCCGCCAGCGATGGTACGGAACAGTGGCGATTTCAGACACAAGCCGGGGTGCTGGCCTCGCCAACGGTTGTTGAGTGGACCGTATTCGTCGGAGATGGGGACGGAACCGTCTACGCGCTGGATGCCAATGGCGGCACTGAACAGTGGCAGTTCCAGACACATGACACGGTGAGGTCGTCACCCACGGTCGCTGATGGAACCGTCTTCGTGGGAAGTGACGACGGGAAATTGTATGCCCTGCACGCCGAAACCGGCGAGGAGCAGTGGCAAGCGCATATTATCTTCGACGGCTGGTCGTCCCCAGTTGTCGTCGATGATACTGTCTTCGTTGGAACCGACAACGAATCAAGGTATTCTTCCCATGTCTACGCGCTGGATGCGGAGACGGGAGAGCGTCGATGGGTGTTCGATTCAAGACGTTCGATCAGGTCTTCACCGACGGTGGTCGATGATACGGTCATCTTTTCAGTCACCAACGGCACACTATCTGCTCTGTCTATCGACACCGGGGAAGAACGGTGGATTTCCAATATCGGTTTTAATTGTAGGTCATCACCGACAGTTGCAAACGGCGTCGTTTTCGTCGGCAGTCACGACGAGCACGTGTACGCAGTGTCTGCAGACGACGGTACCGAGCGGTGGCGCTTCGAGACCGATGATTCGGTGCTCTCGTCACCAACGGTGGCTGATGGAGTCGTTTTTGTCGGTAGTCGCGACGAGCACGTGTACGCTGTGTCTGCGGACGACGGCACCGAGCAGTGGCGCTTCGAGACGAACCACTCAGTGTGGTCGTCCCCAACTGTGGTTGACGGGACCGTTTTTGTCGGCAGTGATTCGGTCTATGCTCTAGAAGCGGATATCGAAGGAACGAGCGAGGGATCGCGGGTCCGACTTGGTGCTCTCGGTCACCACGACCGCACGGGCCACGGCGACGAACCGCAGCACCGGGAGGAACAGCGGTCGCACCCTGGGAAGAATCGAGAGCGCCTTCAGCAAACTACTGAAACCGCTGCGCCGCTCCGGATCCCACACTCAGCCCCCCCGGAGACAGTCCCGGAACCGCCCCAGATTGATCTCACTGTCGAAGAGATCAGTATCGGGGATCAAATCGGTACAGGTGGAAATGCGGACGTGTTCCACGGCTCCGCGGAAGCACTGGAAGAGACTGTCGACCTCGCAATCAAGCGGCCCCGTTTTCCGCGCGGGCAGACGGTTGATCCGAGGCCGCTGTTAGAGGAGGCCAACACGTGGCAACGCCTTGATGATCACGACCATATCGTCACTGTCGTCGACTATGGAACCAATGACGGCCTCCCCTGGATCGCGATGGAGTATATGGATGGTGGTCACCTCGGCGAGCGAGCTGGCACGATGGAGATCCAACAGGCGCTGTGGACGGCGATCTCCATTACGAACGGTGTCTATCATGCTCACCAGTTGGGGGTGGTCCACTGTGACCTCTCTCCTGAGAACATCTTGTTCTGCGAGATCGACGACGCCTGGGACGCTCCGAAGATTGCGGACTGGGGTCTGGCCAAGCGACTCTTAGAACAGTCACGAAGCCGCGATGAGATGACCGTCGAGTACGCTGCTCCCGAGCAGTTCCACTCCGACGAGTCGACTGGAAAACACACGGATATCTACCAACTGGGTGCGGTCCTCTACGAATTGTTCACGGGTCGTCGGCCATTTGAAGGAGACATTTATACGGTGATCGACCGAATTAAAAACGAGAATCCAGTGCCCCCCAGTACTGTCGCCGACATTCCCACAGCACTCGATGCTCCCCTGCTCCAGGCGTTAGAAAAATCCAGAGACGATCGGTACGACGACATAATCTATCTCCGTGATGAACTCGAAACCATCGCCTCCTGGAATTGA